A stretch of the Papaver somniferum cultivar HN1 chromosome 6, ASM357369v1, whole genome shotgun sequence genome encodes the following:
- the LOC113290604 gene encoding self-incompatibility protein S1-like, whose product MGTRRSHCNLSLLLLLFSVLVSKGSSYHGAVKVQNDIQGNQVSLDMHCRSNDDDLGQRTLHQGQEWHWNFGVAAGFTYFWCDFRWYDNQDKRWYHGTFDVYHANGLVDSYISYCGGSCQWSARRDGFYLFRNDRPYLKDAWEKRDEWQVGSWKV is encoded by the coding sequence atgGGTACCAGGAGGAGCCATTGCAATTTAAGTTTGCTGTTGCTATTGTTTTCAGTTCTGGTTTCCAAAGGTTCATCTTATCACGGGGCGGTGAAAGTACAAAATGACATCCAAGGAAATCAGGTTTCGTTGGATATGCACTGCAGGTCTAATGATGATGATCTAGGTCAACGTACACTTCATCAAGGTCAGGAATGGCATTGGAATTTTGGTGTAGCTGCTGGTTTTACATATTTTTGGTGTGATTTTCGTTGGTACGATAATCAGGATAAGCGTTGGTATCATGGTACTTTTGATGTTTACCATGCAAATGGATTAGTAGACAGCTACATATCTTATTGTGGTGGTTCTTGTCAATGGTCTGCTCGTCGAGATGGGTTTTATTTGTTTCGTAATGATAGGCCATATTTGAAGGATGCGTGGGAAAAAAGAGACGAATGGCAAGTTGGTAGTTGGAAAGTGTGa